One Gimesia aquarii DNA segment encodes these proteins:
- the menC gene encoding o-succinylbenzoate synthase — MKIERIELFHVAMPLIYPWRTAYGEDAAIHSVLCHMTSGSVEGWGESTPLAAPCYSPEWAGGVFHTVSEWLAPAVIGQEIDSGEDLQKKLSLYKGNPFAKAALDNAWWSLHSRKKDVLLHVALGATRNEVPVGADFGVMDHLDDLIEEVGTAVEQNFPRIKLKFRPGWDIPMLKAVRSSFPEATFHIDCNSGYRIQDTALFQAIDEFELAMIEQPLQHDDLTDHAQLQKIIKTPVCLDESITHPGRAQQAVTLKSCRYINIKPGRVGGLTNAVKIHDLCQEAEIPCWVGGMLESATGASHCTALAMLDNFTYPADIFPSEKYYHEELAEFPLRLSNNDLGVPSVKAFEELPDPDLSRLESLTIQRKVIKS, encoded by the coding sequence ATGAAAATTGAACGGATTGAATTATTCCATGTTGCCATGCCGCTCATCTATCCCTGGCGAACTGCGTATGGTGAAGATGCAGCGATTCATTCAGTATTATGTCATATGACGAGTGGATCTGTAGAAGGTTGGGGAGAAAGTACACCTTTGGCTGCACCTTGTTATAGCCCTGAATGGGCCGGTGGTGTCTTTCATACGGTTTCTGAATGGCTGGCACCAGCAGTGATTGGCCAAGAGATCGACAGTGGCGAAGATTTGCAGAAAAAATTGTCTCTCTATAAAGGCAATCCATTTGCCAAAGCAGCTTTGGATAATGCCTGGTGGAGTTTGCATAGTCGAAAGAAGGATGTTCTGCTACATGTTGCGTTAGGCGCCACGAGAAACGAAGTCCCGGTAGGAGCTGATTTCGGAGTCATGGATCATCTGGATGATTTGATCGAAGAAGTCGGAACTGCCGTAGAACAAAACTTTCCGCGGATCAAACTTAAGTTTCGTCCCGGATGGGATATTCCCATGCTCAAAGCAGTTCGCTCTTCTTTTCCTGAAGCAACGTTTCACATCGATTGTAATAGTGGATATCGAATTCAAGATACCGCGTTATTTCAAGCGATCGATGAATTTGAGCTGGCAATGATTGAGCAACCTTTACAGCACGATGATCTAACGGATCATGCTCAGCTTCAGAAAATCATCAAAACCCCCGTTTGTCTGGACGAAAGCATTACTCACCCTGGTCGTGCTCAGCAGGCAGTCACATTGAAAAGTTGTCGTTATATAAATATCAAGCCCGGGCGAGTTGGGGGCCTTACGAATGCGGTGAAAATCCATGATTTATGCCAAGAAGCAGAGATTCCTTGTTGGGTGGGCGGGATGCTGGAAAGTGCAACTGGCGCTTCCCATTGTACTGCGTTGGCGATGTTGGATAATTTCACTTATCCCGCAGACATTTTTCCCAGTGAAAAATATTACCATGAAGAGCTTGCCGAATTTCCATTGAGGTTATCAAACAATGATTTAGGAGTTCCCAGCGTCAAAGCCTTTGAAGAATTACCTGATCCCGATTTAAGTCGATTAGAGTCCCTGACAATTCAGCGGAAAGTGATCAAATCCTAG
- a CDS encoding diphosphate--fructose-6-phosphate 1-phosphotransferase, protein MASPKNMIVAQSGGPSPVINNSLRGLVETARDLPEIGTIYAGWHGIEGVLKEELLNLSGQSPEEIALLRVTPAAGSVGTCRYKLKEHQNEDFDRIIEVFKAHNVGYFCYIGGNDSMDTANKVAQMATERGVDVVGIGVPKTIDNDVGDSEFKLIDHTPGYGSTARYWLSMVQMANEENRGSCPADPVLVLQAMGRKIGFIPAAARLADPQRKIPMQIYLAENPVSIEQIHTQINDQLRKDGRLIVVVSEGLSLGDIGETKDSFGHTQFSSSQMTVAQLLVNELNQRGLAVKGAARANVPGTDQRHNIAYASTVDLDEAYGAGQKAALLAAAGESGYMSTILRNEGPGYNVRYDKVPLPEVANSERTFPKNWISADGMDVTDDFIKYCQPLVGNDWPSVPLINGRMRLAQLQPLFGDQKLPKYVPQADRSE, encoded by the coding sequence GTGGCAAGTCCTAAAAATATGATTGTGGCCCAATCCGGAGGTCCTTCTCCGGTGATCAATAATAGCCTGCGGGGATTAGTAGAAACTGCTCGAGATCTGCCAGAAATAGGAACGATTTATGCAGGTTGGCATGGAATTGAAGGGGTCCTGAAAGAAGAATTGCTCAATTTGAGTGGACAATCTCCTGAAGAAATTGCACTTTTAAGAGTCACTCCCGCAGCAGGTTCTGTAGGAACATGCCGTTATAAATTAAAAGAACATCAAAACGAGGACTTTGATCGCATTATTGAAGTTTTCAAAGCTCATAATGTGGGTTACTTCTGTTACATCGGTGGAAATGACTCGATGGATACAGCAAATAAAGTAGCTCAAATGGCTACTGAGAGAGGTGTTGATGTCGTCGGCATTGGTGTCCCCAAAACAATTGACAACGATGTAGGAGACAGTGAATTCAAACTCATCGACCACACTCCCGGATATGGTAGTACCGCCCGGTATTGGCTGAGTATGGTTCAAATGGCAAACGAAGAAAATCGGGGAAGTTGTCCTGCCGATCCTGTTCTGGTTCTTCAGGCAATGGGCCGCAAAATAGGCTTTATCCCGGCAGCAGCTCGTCTGGCAGACCCGCAGCGAAAAATACCAATGCAAATTTATCTTGCTGAAAACCCTGTCAGTATCGAACAGATTCATACTCAAATTAACGATCAGCTTAGAAAAGATGGACGACTGATTGTAGTCGTCAGCGAAGGACTGTCGCTGGGAGACATCGGCGAAACAAAAGATTCCTTCGGGCATACTCAGTTCAGTTCCAGCCAGATGACGGTTGCCCAATTACTGGTAAACGAACTGAATCAGAGAGGTTTAGCAGTGAAGGGGGCTGCCCGGGCAAATGTTCCAGGCACAGATCAACGACACAATATCGCCTACGCCTCTACGGTTGACTTAGACGAAGCCTATGGAGCGGGACAAAAGGCAGCATTATTGGCAGCCGCTGGCGAATCGGGATACATGTCGACCATCCTTCGTAATGAGGGACCAGGTTACAATGTGCGTTATGATAAAGTTCCATTACCAGAAGTAGCGAACAGCGAACGAACATTTCCCAAAAACTGGATTTCTGCTGATGGCATGGACGTCACCGATGACTTTATCAAGTATTGTCAACCTCTGGTTGGTAACGACTGGCCCAGCGTTCCTTTAATTAATGGGCGTATGCGATTAGCTCAACTGCAGCCATTATTTGGAGATCAAAAGTTACCTAAGTACGTTCCCCAAGCAGATAGGTCAGAATAA
- a CDS encoding Hsp70 family protein, translated as MQKIQAVGIDLGTTYSCIAHLNEHGEPVTIPNQEGELSTPSVAMFDGAEVIVGTEALRHAIVNPLNVVQHAKRFLGKPDFQWEIDGRYFTPKDISAFILKKLLAAANERLGAVESAVITVPAQFSDVQRQETINAALQAGLKQVDLINEPVAASLCYVLGSEGMWFAELAEEQRILVYDLGGGTFDLSLVKYQKDEVNVIASGGDLKLGGIDWNSKLQATIAEQFVNEFGVNPANDPESLQYLANEVEQAKRSLTVRPKTTLACQVGSKRKTYQITQSQFELLTKELVSRTTAITKSLLKDNGMGWAHVDVVLTTGGSSRMPMIRDALKKSSGTTRNLSLPPDQSIAHGAAYYAGMLLSNREYAESILTTEAASRLAKIKQHSVNARSLGFLVRDQQGQQRIPHYLLPANTKLPASVKHTYGTVSANQRRVHLKLIESGASQDEPFVVLGNCIIEGLPADLPVDSKIEVLMEYDAEARVHVSARDLASGKAAEIEITREQNILQTTSENSQQITETQDELQLEQSNMLEGILDQAEPVVKQTENKRELPDAPVVSKKNQQVARGLDSSERPVALCNQCGEPQQGPPGSNCSDPEKHSQGLLSSRTTHKLKKKKSKKQVPKKGQRSSPSLNQKQQASSKRSSKTQASSQRQKKSKSQSKPTSQLDAAESEFWDLLEDA; from the coding sequence ATGCAGAAAATACAGGCTGTCGGAATCGATTTGGGAACAACCTATTCCTGCATCGCTCATCTGAATGAGCATGGTGAACCGGTTACGATTCCCAACCAGGAAGGGGAATTATCTACTCCCTCGGTGGCTATGTTTGATGGTGCTGAGGTGATCGTTGGAACAGAAGCACTCCGACATGCGATCGTTAATCCCCTCAATGTCGTACAACATGCGAAACGTTTTCTTGGTAAACCGGATTTTCAATGGGAGATCGACGGTCGGTATTTTACTCCAAAAGATATCTCTGCCTTTATTTTAAAAAAACTGCTTGCCGCAGCGAACGAACGTCTTGGAGCTGTTGAATCAGCAGTCATTACCGTTCCCGCTCAATTCAGTGATGTGCAGCGTCAAGAAACAATTAACGCAGCCTTACAAGCAGGGCTAAAACAAGTTGACCTGATTAACGAACCAGTGGCAGCTTCTTTATGCTATGTTTTGGGATCTGAAGGGATGTGGTTTGCAGAGCTTGCTGAAGAACAGCGGATTCTTGTTTACGATTTGGGAGGCGGTACATTCGATCTTTCTTTGGTAAAGTACCAAAAAGATGAAGTGAATGTCATTGCCAGTGGTGGTGATTTAAAATTAGGGGGAATTGACTGGAACAGCAAATTACAGGCAACAATCGCAGAACAATTCGTGAATGAATTTGGAGTGAACCCCGCTAATGATCCTGAAAGTCTCCAGTATCTCGCGAATGAAGTCGAACAGGCGAAACGGAGTCTCACTGTCAGGCCTAAAACAACTTTGGCCTGTCAGGTTGGATCAAAGCGGAAAACTTATCAGATTACCCAGTCTCAATTTGAACTACTCACCAAAGAATTAGTTAGTCGAACAACTGCGATTACCAAGTCTTTGTTAAAAGATAATGGTATGGGGTGGGCTCATGTCGATGTGGTCCTGACGACTGGTGGTTCATCTCGTATGCCCATGATTCGAGATGCCCTCAAAAAATCGAGTGGAACAACTCGCAACCTTTCGCTGCCCCCAGACCAATCGATCGCACATGGTGCGGCTTATTATGCGGGAATGCTGTTGAGCAATCGTGAATATGCTGAATCCATTCTGACGACTGAAGCTGCCAGTCGTCTGGCAAAGATCAAACAACACAGTGTGAATGCCCGGTCATTAGGTTTTCTCGTGCGAGACCAGCAAGGACAGCAACGCATACCTCATTATCTCCTCCCGGCAAATACAAAGCTGCCTGCATCAGTCAAGCATACTTATGGAACAGTATCTGCAAACCAGAGACGAGTTCACCTAAAATTAATTGAAAGCGGTGCTTCTCAGGATGAGCCATTTGTAGTTTTAGGAAATTGCATAATCGAAGGTTTGCCTGCCGATTTACCCGTTGATTCGAAAATCGAAGTTTTAATGGAATACGATGCGGAAGCCCGCGTTCATGTTTCTGCAAGAGATCTTGCCAGTGGGAAAGCGGCTGAGATAGAAATTACTCGTGAACAGAACATATTGCAGACAACGTCAGAGAACAGTCAGCAAATTACTGAAACTCAAGATGAATTGCAGCTTGAGCAAAGTAATATGCTGGAAGGAATTCTGGATCAGGCTGAACCAGTGGTAAAACAGACTGAGAATAAAAGAGAGTTGCCCGATGCACCTGTTGTTTCCAAAAAGAATCAACAGGTGGCTCGTGGACTTGATAGCTCGGAGCGACCCGTTGCGTTATGTAATCAGTGTGGTGAACCTCAGCAGGGACCGCCAGGATCTAATTGTTCTGATCCTGAAAAACATTCTCAAGGTTTATTGTCTTCGCGAACAACCCACAAACTTAAAAAGAAAAAAAGCAAGAAACAAGTCCCCAAAAAAGGACAACGGAGTTCCCCCTCATTGAACCAGAAACAACAAGCTTCATCAAAAAGATCGAGTAAGACTCAGGCAAGTTCTCAAAGGCAAAAAAAATCGAAGTCTCAATCGAAGCCGACTAGTCAATTAGATGCAGCAGAGAGCGAATTTTGGGACTTGTTAGAGGATGCTTAA
- a CDS encoding HAD family hydrolase produces MSDNPLDTNFQKKNDFLIGIDSDGCAFDSMEIKHKECFIPNFINYFGLQPISKYAREAAEFTNLYSKWRGANRFISYTLALDLLEERSEVKSRNVDIPKLQGIRDWIERETKLGNPTLAAEVEKTHDPDLELGLKWSLAVNEMIADMVHDVPPYPNVRESLIKLDPVADMIVCSATPNEALNKEWEEHDIAQYVDAICGQEAGSKKETLGQAKDCGYESNKVLMIGDAPGDMKAAQAVGALFYPINPGAEEASWERFINEACDKFLNDEYAGEYQQKVIDEFDSYLPEQPPWKV; encoded by the coding sequence GTGTCGGATAATCCATTGGATACCAACTTTCAAAAGAAAAACGACTTTTTGATCGGTATAGATTCGGATGGTTGTGCCTTTGATTCGATGGAAATCAAACATAAAGAGTGCTTCATTCCTAATTTTATCAACTATTTTGGTTTGCAGCCCATCTCAAAGTATGCCCGCGAAGCTGCTGAATTTACGAACTTGTACTCTAAGTGGCGTGGCGCCAACCGCTTTATTTCATACACACTCGCATTAGATCTGCTTGAAGAACGCTCAGAAGTCAAATCGCGAAATGTCGATATCCCTAAGCTCCAAGGCATTAGAGACTGGATCGAACGTGAGACAAAATTGGGAAATCCCACATTGGCCGCTGAGGTGGAAAAAACTCACGATCCCGATCTCGAACTCGGATTAAAATGGTCCTTGGCCGTGAATGAAATGATCGCTGATATGGTTCATGATGTTCCCCCATATCCCAATGTGAGAGAAAGCCTGATTAAACTGGATCCGGTAGCCGACATGATTGTTTGCTCTGCCACTCCGAATGAGGCACTCAATAAAGAATGGGAAGAACATGATATCGCCCAATATGTGGACGCGATTTGTGGACAAGAAGCAGGCAGTAAAAAAGAAACCCTGGGACAAGCCAAAGATTGTGGATACGAATCAAACAAAGTCTTAATGATTGGCGATGCACCTGGTGACATGAAAGCAGCTCAAGCCGTGGGTGCTCTCTTTTACCCCATTAATCCCGGTGCCGAAGAGGCCAGTTGGGAACGTTTTATCAATGAAGCCTGTGATAAATTCCTAAACGATGAATATGCTGGAGAATATCAGCAAAAAGTAATTGATGAGTTTGACAGTTATCTGCCAGAGCAACCTCCCTGGAAAGTATAA
- a CDS encoding RNA polymerase sigma factor, whose protein sequence is MVDQYYQLLFRYAYRLSGDRADAEDLTQQTYLVAQKKLSQLRDMSLARSWLCTILRNLFLKKITKKITPVALSQTFDLPSEEKMMPELTSSELQCALKDLPEDFRVPLLMFYFEEKTYKEIATELSIPLGTVMSRLARAKSFLQERFSSLSKEETTIHS, encoded by the coding sequence TTGGTGGATCAATACTACCAGCTGCTCTTCCGATATGCATATCGTTTATCGGGTGATAGAGCAGATGCAGAAGACCTTACCCAACAGACCTATTTGGTAGCTCAGAAAAAACTGTCTCAACTTCGTGATATGAGTTTAGCCCGCTCTTGGCTTTGCACAATTTTGCGAAATTTATTTTTGAAAAAGATCACAAAAAAAATTACTCCAGTAGCACTCAGCCAGACGTTTGATCTTCCCTCTGAAGAAAAAATGATGCCTGAATTAACTTCATCTGAGTTACAATGTGCTCTTAAAGATTTGCCAGAAGATTTTCGAGTTCCGTTATTGATGTTTTATTTTGAAGAGAAAACTTACAAAGAAATCGCCACTGAACTCTCGATTCCACTTGGAACGGTCATGAGCCGTCTTGCGAGGGCGAAATCATTTTTACAAGAGCGCTTTTCATCGCTTTCTAAAGAAGAGACAACAATCCATTCATAG
- the gnd gene encoding decarboxylating NADP(+)-dependent phosphogluconate dehydrogenase, with the protein MSKHDIGLVGLAVMGQNLVLNMANHGYSVGVFNRTTSVTDDFVASKTDEQNITGYHSLKELVENLATPRKVMLMVKAGPAVDNIIEDLKGLLSPGDIIIDGGNTHFDDTNRRTKEVEDAGLLFIGTGVSGGEEGALKGPSIMPGGSPDGWPHVKSILQDISAKVGDNNDIPCCEWVGEAGAGHYVKMVHNGIEYGDMQLICESYYILKHTLGLTNDELYKVFDDWNRGELESYLIEITRDIFTVLDGESDDYLVDKILDTAKQKGTGKWMSQHALDLGVPTTLITEAVYARCLSAQKEARVRASKILSGPEKKFDGDRDQFIEDVRQALYASKLCSYAQGYVQLNAAAEHFGWKLNNGDIALLWRGGCIIRSTFLQDIKAAFDKNPQLENLLLDDFFRNAVDNAQSSWRRVVATAVELGLPVPSFTAALSYYDGYRQERLPANLLQAQRDYFGAHTYQRIDKEGTFHTDWIRERRLDS; encoded by the coding sequence ATGTCAAAACACGATATCGGCCTGGTAGGCCTGGCAGTCATGGGACAAAATCTGGTACTGAATATGGCCAATCATGGCTACTCGGTCGGTGTTTTCAATCGCACTACCAGTGTAACCGATGATTTTGTTGCCAGTAAAACTGATGAGCAAAACATTACGGGATATCATAGTCTCAAAGAACTAGTTGAAAATCTGGCAACACCACGGAAGGTGATGCTCATGGTCAAGGCAGGTCCTGCTGTTGATAACATTATTGAAGACCTCAAAGGCTTATTAAGCCCTGGCGATATCATCATCGATGGAGGCAACACACACTTTGATGACACGAACCGTCGTACTAAAGAAGTAGAAGACGCAGGCCTCCTCTTCATCGGCACAGGCGTTTCTGGTGGAGAAGAGGGGGCGCTCAAAGGCCCCAGTATTATGCCTGGGGGATCACCCGACGGTTGGCCACACGTAAAATCCATTTTACAAGATATCTCAGCCAAAGTAGGCGATAATAATGATATCCCTTGCTGCGAATGGGTAGGAGAAGCCGGTGCAGGACATTATGTCAAAATGGTACATAATGGAATTGAGTATGGTGATATGCAGCTGATCTGCGAATCATACTATATCCTCAAGCATACGTTGGGACTCACTAATGACGAACTTTATAAGGTATTTGATGACTGGAATCGTGGTGAACTGGAAAGTTACCTGATTGAAATCACCCGCGACATATTCACCGTGCTCGATGGAGAATCAGATGACTATCTGGTTGATAAAATCCTGGATACTGCCAAACAAAAGGGAACAGGCAAGTGGATGAGTCAACACGCATTAGACTTGGGTGTTCCCACAACTCTGATTACAGAAGCCGTCTATGCCCGTTGTCTTTCAGCTCAAAAAGAAGCGCGAGTCCGTGCATCAAAAATCCTGAGTGGGCCTGAGAAAAAATTTGATGGAGATCGAGATCAATTTATTGAAGATGTAAGACAGGCCCTTTATGCTTCTAAATTATGCAGTTACGCACAAGGTTATGTTCAATTGAATGCCGCTGCGGAACACTTTGGCTGGAAGCTGAATAACGGAGATATAGCCCTCTTGTGGCGTGGTGGCTGTATCATTCGCTCCACATTCCTGCAAGACATTAAAGCAGCCTTTGATAAAAATCCTCAACTTGAAAATCTTCTCTTAGATGATTTCTTCCGTAATGCCGTTGATAACGCACAATCAAGCTGGAGACGCGTTGTGGCAACCGCGGTTGAGCTTGGATTGCCTGTTCCCAGCTTCACCGCAGCCTTAAGTTATTATGATGGATATCGCCAGGAACGTTTGCCAGCAAATCTGCTTCAGGCACAACGTGACTATTTTGGAGCTCATACATATCAACGAATCGATAAAGAAGGTACCTTTCATACAGATTGGATTCGTGAACGCCGGCTGGATTCGTAA